CCCTCAGGGCCCTGGCTCTGCGGGAGCCGGGCGTCGTGCCGCGCCTCATCCAGGCTGCGCCCGAGGGGGACGATGGCCAGCCGCCCATCTATGTCTCCAACAACATCACCTGCGCCGGCCCCCCGGGCGTCTCGGGCCTTGACCTGCGTGACGTTGCTGACGCCCACTTTGCTCAGTGCTGAGCGAGGCTGGGGCCGGCTGGTGGCCCCTGGGGGCAAAGTGTGCCCTCGGTGTCCCCCTCGGCAGACACGACACAGCCCCGGGGCCTGGTCCCTGACcgatggaaggggaggggggtggaaggGAGGGACCACCACACATCCTCAGGATCCCAGCCGTCGTTTATTAAAAGCCATCTGACACAAGCATGTGACCCCGGGGCAtagctgggggtgggtggtgggtggaggaaAGCTCTGCCCTGTGGCCGCCACCCCACAGCCCTCCAAGGATGCCATGGGATGCCTCCCATGCCAGAGGGGCAGCAGCGCCACCTTCCCGTCGTTCGGAGCCCCTGGTCCTGCGAAGGTGGCACAGCTGGGCACCCCCAtgcccctgccctctccctctgaccagGAAGCATCAGTCTGTGCCCCCCTGCCCCAGTCCCTCCCGGCCTCCTGCACCTTGCCCCCTTTCCTGCCCAGCTCTGCCGGCCGCcgtggggagggtgtgggggagggcGTGGGGGCCGTggggctgagccccccaggggcacGCGAGTCCTCAGCACCACGCTCTCTGCAGTCTACCCCTCGCTCAacccgggggctgcggggcctaGGGGGGTTTTACAGGCACAGCTGGCAGCTGCGGGGGCACTGAGGCCCAGACAGGACGGTGCACAGCTCTCTGAAGCATCAAGCCCGAGCCACGCCGGTGGAACACGTTTAATTGTGGACTCCTCTGAGGCCAACTGGCCCAAATCCTTACAGGATGCCCCCCAGCTCAGTCACCAGCATCGCGAGCAGCAGACGCCGGGGATCTCCTGGACCCTGTGACCCATGGGGCCCCGGAGGCAGCCGGCCATGCCCTGGGGCATGCTGTTCTCTGAGGGCTCAGGCCACCCCCCCAGGTAGAACCACCCACCGCCCCCAGATGCGGGGAGACACGGTGGAGGGGCTGCCTTGGTTAGGAGAGCCGAGCGGGTGCCTGGCTCAGAACCTTCTGGGCTATGGAGAAGAGCGCGGGGAAGGCAGAACTCTTGGGGAAGTCCCTGATGAAGTCTCGCCCTTCCTCCAGACTCCCACAGAGCTCAGGGTCCAGAGGCACGGAGCCTGCGGAGGGAGAGGGCGGGGACGGGCTGTGAGGGTGGCGGAAGGCAAGCCTGTCCTCCCGGTccccagagcagagcagagcagagcagagcggCGGCCCTGACACTCACCCAGGAACGGGACTCCGGCGAGCGTGGCCAGCTCCTCCCCGCCTCCTCGAGAGAAAACGTTGGTGCACTCCTAGGAGAGACGTGCGGGGCCTGAAGGACACCCACACACCCAACCCCCGGCTGCCCTTCCGGCCCATGGCGTGCCTGACCCCACCCCGCCAAGTCCCCACGACTCACTGCGCAGTGTGGGCAGACGAAGCCACTCATATTCTCCACGACCCCGAGCACCTGCAGCCCTGTCTTCCGACAGAAAGTCAGCTCCCGCCTCACGTCCCCCAAGGACACCGCCTAAGGGCCGGGAACCAGTCACCGCCGGCCGCTGGGTACCCTCAGAGCACAGCGCCAAGGGCAcggagggcagaggaaggtgcTCGGCCCCGGGAGCGGCCGCCATACCTGGGGCGTAGTGACCACGAGGGCCCCCAGGGGACTGTAGGGGCGCAGGGCGTCCACGGTGGCCATGTGCTCGTCAGAGGTTCCTGGCGGCGTGTCTACGACCAGGTAGTCCAGCTGCCCCCAGGCCACGTCAGACACGAACTGCTTTATGAGTGCTGTGAAGGCCCGGGGTCTCACTGGGGGCGCAGCAAGCCCCTCACTTCCAGCCAGCCTGCTGCTCGGGGGCCTCTGCAGGCCCAGGGCCCACCCAGCACAGCAAGGCATGCCTCTCACAGTGGAGCGGGGCACacagcaggggggggggggggcggccgcgAGCACCTCTCCCTTCCCAGCTGCGGGCTGCTCCCGCCCCATCAGACTTCCACTCAGGTCTGACCCAGGAGCTGTGATCCTCGGGGGGCCGTCAGCACCTGCACTCAGGGACACCTCAAGCTTTTGCAGGAAGAGGGGAGCTGTGGTGGCAGGGGAGCCTGCTGCCTGCCCCCCCAATTACAGGGGCTCagtggggcccaggctgggtggaCTCGGGTCTGAGCTCAGGGACGGGGGTGTGGTGACGCCAGCCTTGGAGGGGCCTTCTGTTCCCAACTCCGTGTGGGCCCGACTGCTCAGGTGAGCAGCACGACCCCTTGGGAACAGTCAGCTGTCAGAGTCTCCCACGTTACCCAAAAACCCTGGGGCGGAGGGCGCGCAGCTCCCACAGGACTCCCGCATTGACTCGTGGGTGCCATGGGGGCAGCTGGGAGAAGCGGGAAGGCGGACTGCGGCGTTACCGTTCTTCTTGGGGCCCCTCCACACCAGGGCCTCGTCGGGGTTCTCCAGCAGGAAGCCCACGGACATGAGGGAGATGCTCTGCTCCTGGTCCACAAAGACAGGTACCCAGCCGCCGTCACACTGGTGCACAGCCCTGCCCTGCGCCCGCAGCATGCGGGGGATGCTGGGGCCGCACAGGTCAACGTCGAGGATCCCCACCTGCGAGGAGACAGGACGTCCGCGGCGTGCAGGAGCCGCGAGGCGGGCAGAGGCTGAGGACCGCGGCGGCTGGGCGGGGGGCTCACCTTCTTGCCGGCATGGCGCAGGGCCAAGGCCAGCTCCGTGGAGATGGTGCTCTTCCCCACGCCCCCCTTCCCCGAGAGAACGAGGAGGATGTGCCGGACGCCTGCCAGGTTTCCGGGCCCTGAGCAGGAGAGGGGGGCACGACGCAGGATGCCCTCGCACCGGGCGCCCTGGGAGGCCCCCAAGCACCTCGCGTGGCCCTAAGCTGAGACCCGCCCTTGGCCCCGACGGACGCCAGCGCCCTCAGGGTGAAGGCCTTCCGCGGCGGCCCGGGCCCACCTGGGGTGCCCTGACTCCGCTCCGCCGGTCGTCAGCACCTGCGAGGCCGCGCACCTGAAGCTGCGGGAGGACTGCGGGGGAACCGGCGCCGGGAGCCTGTGTCGGGGCGGCCCCCCAGCACCCAGGCCCGGTCCCGGGAGCCCagcgctgccccccaccccctcgctCCCCTCTTCTCCGGCCGCAGTCCCACCCGCGCGCTCACCTGCCGCCGTCCCCATCCCGGCCGCCGCACCGCGCGGCTTCCGCTCGCGGCCACGCTCCCGCGCAGTACCCGCCCCCCGGCCGTCCTCATAGGCTCCCTCGCGCTCTGCTCAGCCAATTACATCCCACGTAAGGGGCACGTAGGTTCCGGGGCCGACGACGACCGGAAACGGGCTCCACTCCGTCAGGCGCCGCCTCGCCCCGCGCCCAATGGGTCGCCGGGCCCTCGAGCGCCGACCAATGGGCACGCGCGGCCAGGATTGACGGGCCCAGCCGCCTCTCCGCGGGCCCCAGCCGcgcggcccgccccccgcccgccgcagagcggccgcgcccgcccgcgcccacGAGCGCCGCGGGGCCAATGCAGCGcggggggcgggctgcggggcggggatTGTTTACGTTCCGCTCCGGAGCCGAAAGTAGGTCACGGCGGCTCGGCGGAGCTCGGCGCTAGGCGGCAGGTGAGCGGCGGCCGCCCCGACCTCCCGGCGCCGCCCCCGGCCTGGCGGGACCGCTGGCGGCGGGGGCCCGGCGCGCCTTTGTTCCCGCGGGCGGCGGCGCCGGGGCCGGAGTCCCGACCTCGGGGCGGCCCTGGGTCGCGGGGAGGCGAAGGCGCTCGGGGCAGAGGGCAGGACAGGgctcgccccgccccgggccgtgGCTTGGCCAagcgcgggggcgcggggtgggCTCTGCAGGACGGGGTATGTACCTCAGGAACGACGCAAGGCCGGGGGGCTTCGGGACTTGTTAAGGcttgtttaaaaaattcttacgGTTTGTGTTTCCAAGAAGTCGGCGAAGGAAGTGGGAGGAGCCGGGGCGGAGGAGCGTTGTGGCGGTCCTCGGGCCTCGGGCTGGGGGGCTCCGACctggtctgggggtggggccgggaGGCCACCGCCCGGGGAGGACAGGCTGGCAGCATGACTGCTGTGGGTCTGGCATGAGGAACTCGGATGGTGGAGATGCCTTTTGTCAAAGTGGACGAGAGAGGTGGAGCCAGACAAGGAGCGAGATGCCCGAGGGACAGGCCGAGCCCAGAGAGGGGCCAAGATACGTGTTCAAGGGTCATGGGCATCTGGACGGTGCTCCACGCACTCTGCTCAGCTTTCGTCAAGGTGCCTGCccgcgggggcagggggcggttGGGGAGAGCTCCAGGGCCCTCGCCCCGCGTCCGCCGGGCTTGGGAGAGCCTCCACCTCGGCAGCGGGCTGAGGACGCAGCGCAGGTGCTGCCACAGGCTTTTCCGCTTACAAGCTGGGTTTCCTTCCAGATCCTGTTCACCATGGCCAGGCGCCCTCGGAGCAGCAGAGCTTGGCATTTTGTCCTGAGTGCCGCCCACCGAGACACGGATGCCCGGGCTGTGGCTCTGGCAGGGACCGCGAACTGGGGCTACGACTCTGATGGGCAGGTAGGTCCtagtgggggcgcctggctgaaGGGGGGTAGAGGCGCCAGCGGCGGGAACGAAAGATGCTCCTGAGAGCAGAAGACGGGCCAGATGAACCCACGTGGCCTGCAGTGACGGGACCCCAGGACAGACACCACAGTCTTCTCTCAACTTGTCTGTTTGCCGCACAGCTTGGTCAGTTCAACAGAAGCTTTGCGTTCCGCTTACCCAACCTGTTTCCAAAGGTGGCAGTGGTTCCCTTGCTGTGTGCGCTCCCAGATGTCGTCCCCGCCTGTACACACGGATACTCCGTGTTCGTGTACACGTGCATAGAAAGAACGTAACAACGTTTAGAGGCCGGGATGCCTGTGCCTTCCACGCACAGCAGCTCGAGTTCTGGGAGGCCCGGAAGCCTTGAGAGGAGCTGCTGGGCGGGCTGACGCCTCTGAGTGGCTCACTGGACTGACCTCAGCCATGCCGATTGGAGTAGCAGGGCCGGGCGACCACTGTGCCTGTCGCTGGGGTGGGTGCTGGATGGCCGCTCGGATCTCTGGGACCAGGACAGGGCTTGGGTTCTGCCCTGAGTCACCTTGGCTGCTTCCTGCAGGGGTGATTCTTGGGTGACCAGGCACAGCCACCCTGTGTGTGTTGTTGCCCTGACACAGCTAGGTGGCCTAGGAGGAAGTGGTTGTCTCTTTTCTTTAGAGTGGGGTGGCTGAGCTCGGGGGAACTGCCAGGTCTCGGAGGAGAGAACTGGAGGCAGTGGCTGACTTGTGGATGTTCTGGGTCCTTTCCTAGAGCCTCCCCAAACTCCTTGCTCCACCGGCAGGAGGCCTAGGCTTGCATTCCTTCCCGTCTCTGGCTCCCACTGACCCTGTGACCCAGGTGATCTGTTCTCCTGGCTGTCCCTGCCTTGCCAACTCATCGCTAGAAGATGTGGGCGGTGTTGGGGGGCCCGGGCGTAGCCCTTGACACACGTTTGTAGCTTGCCTGTCACCTAATGGACCTGGAATCCTTGGCTGTGTGGGTGGGCGTGTCACCCCGAGCACGCCTGAAGGCTGAACACCCCCCTCTTCCCTTCTGCTCTGATGCTGCCCTATGGCTGGTGGGTGGCAGCTGACCCCTGGGGCTTGGGAGCAGGGGCCGACCACATGGGCCTCCAGTGCTCCAGTCTGAGACCCTGGGTCTTGGCCAAGTGGGAAGGGGCTGCTTCTGGGTAGCGGTGAGTGTGCCCTGgcttttgaggaacctgcattCCACCCAAGCACAGTGCTCTGGGCCTTTTTCTCATCCCGTGTCCATCCTCGGCCGAGGCTTCCTGCCTGAGGGATCAGGGCAGCCCGTGCTCCGTGGCCCTGGGTGCAACAGGAGAGAAACGGGAGCGTGCTTGTCAGCTCTTGTCCTGGTGGGAGCACGTAGAGCAGCAGGACAGAGGACGGGGTATGGGAGTGAAGGGGGAAAGCCTCTCCCCGTGGTCTAGGGACAGAGAGGCTCCACCCCACGGGAGACAGGTGCACACAccagctgggggggagggggtgggcctGGCACCAAGCACCAGAGTGTGGAGGTGTGGCCAGCCCTGGCCAGCAGTGCAGATGGCTTTGCGGGGGAGAGGAGCGCCtaggggcggggagcgggggtgCAGGGTGGGCCCTAATCAGGACCCGAGGCTGCCTGCCTGCTGGACAGG
The genomic region above belongs to Vulpes lagopus strain Blue_001 chromosome 3, ASM1834538v1, whole genome shotgun sequence and contains:
- the NUBP2 gene encoding cytosolic Fe-S cluster assembly factor NUBP2 → MGTAAGPGNLAGVRHILLVLSGKGGVGKSTISTELALALRHAGKKVGILDVDLCGPSIPRMLRAQGRAVHQCDGGWVPVFVDQEQSISLMSVGFLLENPDEALVWRGPKKNALIKQFVSDVAWGQLDYLVVDTPPGTSDEHMATVDALRPYSPLGALVVTTPQAVSLGDVRRELTFCRKTGLQVLGVVENMSGFVCPHCAECTNVFSRGGGEELATLAGVPFLGSVPLDPELCGSLEEGRDFIRDFPKSSAFPALFSIAQKVLSQAPARLS